Proteins from one Burkholderiales bacterium genomic window:
- a CDS encoding rubredoxin — MSDDRPYRTFMCLICGFIYDEAKGRPEDGIPPGTRWEDIPPNWTCPDCGARKEDFELLEI, encoded by the coding sequence ATGAGCGACGACCGACCCTATCGCACTTTCATGTGTCTCATCTGCGGCTTCATCTACGACGAAGCCAAGGGCCGCCCGGAAGACGGCATCCCCCCCGGCACCCGCTGGGAAGACATCCCCCCCAACTGGACCTGCCCGGACTGCGGCGCGCGCAAGGAAGATTTCGAACTCCTCGAAATCTGA
- a CDS encoding response regulator, whose amino-acid sequence MVIDDSNTIRRSAEIFLAQAGCEVILAEDGFDAMAKIADHQPDLIFVDIMMPRLDGYQTCMLIKKNQRFRNTPVIMLSSKDGLFDRVRGRMVGSDEYLTKPFTKESLLQAVRKHVLASPAAAA is encoded by the coding sequence ATGGTCATCGACGACAGCAATACCATCCGCCGCAGCGCGGAAATCTTTCTCGCCCAGGCGGGTTGCGAGGTCATCCTCGCCGAAGATGGTTTCGATGCCATGGCCAAGATCGCCGATCATCAACCGGATCTGATTTTCGTCGATATCATGATGCCGCGTCTGGACGGCTACCAGACGTGCATGCTCATCAAAAAAAACCAGCGCTTCCGCAACACACCGGTGATCATGCTGTCCAGCAAGGACGGCCTGTTCGACCGCGTGCGTGGACGCATGGTCGGTTCCGACGAATATCTGACCAAACCCTTCACCAAGGAAAGCCTGCTGCAGGCGGTGCGCAAGCACGTGCTGGCAAGCCCCGCGGCGGCGGCGTAA